The Dermacentor andersoni chromosome 1, qqDerAnde1_hic_scaffold, whole genome shotgun sequence genomic interval GCGCTTTGCCAACAACCGACGGGGCAGGATTGCGGCGCTCAAAAGAATGCAACGCTCGAATGCGCACAAATGCCTTTCCGCCCGCTTTGCGGCCACCGGAAGGGAGCACCCTGTCTCCTCACCATCAGCTCGCCGATGGGAAAGCGCTCCAAGCTCAAACAGTACGGGAAAACATGACGAGCCGCCTAACGCGGGAGACGTTTCATTGGAATCCTGTATATCGGGATGTGAGGGTGTATGCGGATAACTCGAAGAAATGCATTGAAAACAATATCACATACATTAGCTTTTATTTGCAAAAGGAtagataggtgggctagttggtaacgcaTAATAATAAAAGCTTATAGGGCTAAAAACACGaaggacgtagaaaaagaaacagttgtGAGTGTTGTGACATCAGTTGTGAGTGAGCGGGTGTGGTGTGCGTTCCTTTTCCTACGTCCTTCGTGTTcttagcgctctaagtttttattattatGCTTTTCTTTGTTTACATTGTTTCCTTCATTGTGCTTTCGAAGAGTGCTCAATAAAACCATCTTCAGCCTCACTAATGGACGGAGTGCCCCCTTATTAGCTTCCCGGTGACCCGCAAATATAATTCGGTATGCATACAAGGTCACCTCCTTATTTGGGCATTCTCGCAAAGAGGTATGATAAGCTTGCAGAATAGGAGGAGCACAATGCAGCCTTGACTTACTCCTATACCATATGTGTGCTGCGTAAGGACGAAGCTTTATGAACTCGCTCAATTGTTCATCCCTTCTAAGCAGTTTCCTATCAGTCATTCGTAGGGATAGAGGGCCCATACTTTAGTTTCATTTCTTTAAAAACGTGCTTCTGGTAGCCCCTTGCGGGCTTGTGACACCGGTAGCATGGCAGTAAAGACAGCCTTTTCTTTAGAAGCTTAGTTTGTAATACACATACGGAGATGGAGTCTTAAATGACGTAATTTCAGTTATCCATAACACTGAAATTCTTTTCAGGAGGAAATATTAGACAAGGTTACAGGCGTGTGACGCAGATAAGCACATGAAGTGCGCGCAGAAAGCATACTTTAGACTTCGCTGACGGACAGTGCAGCTGTCCATGAAAGTCAGGATGAGACGAAAATAGTGCAAAAGATTTTCTTTCTACACTCGGTTGCTTCCTGATTTGAAATACACACGGTGATAATATGGATATTGCATGTGTGTTTCGATTGCCGTATTGCGTTTGTCTTTCCAAGATGTCCTCTTTGGTTATCATTACTTCGATCTGACGCAGTTCAAAAGCGCACGAAGTACATAAAGTTTCAATCACGCATACTTCATAGCACACACGGCAGTATACGTGTTGCAGCGTCACCTGTCTCCTGTTATTAAAAACAGGGAATTCTAGAAAGAAAAAACATTTGCTGGCCAATATCAGAACATCAGAATCTATATGCGATCATCGCCAATCGGGCAGTTAATAAAACGCACTAATTAGTTTCCTAATTGGTAATGTGAGCGTACGTGCAGCGATTGGGGAATTGAAGGCATGAGAGCGAGAAAATTTAATGAAATCTGGTGACTTTTACCTAGCAACAGGCCTGACACGATACTCCAGGTGAGATATGGTTGAAAGAAAGGGAGTGAAATAAAAATTAATATGCGCCGACACTAAGAATCTTGCAGGCACGATGACACCAGTTGCGGGATGTCCGGGCCCGAACTTTCGGCGAAATGCACTGGCGCTCTGCTTAAAATTTTCTTAGAGACCTTTACTTGAGCACTGCTGGACAAACCTCTGCGTAGCAACAATATATTTCGTGATATATTTTGGGATGGAATATCTCGGAAACTAGTGGCAGCCTAAGGATACCCATCAACTGGACATGCGCACGTTTGAGCACTGACCGATTTCAATTCCGCAGTCGCAGCATGTGTCCCAAAGCGATTGAAAGGAAACTTAGTGAATATACCCAATCAGCGACCTTACTGGGGCGTGTTACAAAAATTCTAGGGCGCGCCAGTGCTACGAGAACGTGTTCCAGCGTGGAATGCTAAATTTAGGCgaaaaaggaacaaaaagaagTGGGGCGACGGGAAGGAATTGCAGCCAGGAGAGCTGTAAAAAAATAAACGTCGCAATTTCTCTTTTCATATTAAATGAATCTCGGTCAATTCTGCGAGCGTcctgtatttgtttatttttgatCAATTCGCCATTCGTCTTCTCGAAAGAGTGGCAATAACCTCGTGACGAGCGTAGCAGCGCAGGAGATTTGACAAAGTGTTAGGCGTCAGTGCAGCGAGGCACAGCGCAGGCAGTAATTGCCCTTCATTGCGttcagtaaagcaatgaagggggctagttggtgaacgttcatggttatattgcgcttagttttacactgacgatattaagtgaaggacaggacgtagacggacgtagcgcaagtccgtccacgtcctgtccttcacttaatatcgtcagtgtaaaactaagcgcaatataaccatgaaagCACTGTTCAGCAGGCCGTAGCAGTGCGTGCAACTTGGCTCGCTCGAGGTTCCCCGCGATGCCGTCGGCAGGTAAACGCACGAGCCTCACCTTGACGGCGTCGAGCGGCAAGCCCGTCTCTGCTGCCAGGATTGCCAGGTCGCTGAAGTTGGGGTTTCGGTTGTGCTCGAAAGCCGCTTCGAGCTCTCGCTCCTGGAAGCCGAGCACCATGGGCAGCCGGTACGAAGGCTGCAGGTGCGCTTGGATCGCGGCGCTCGTCATTCTGCGCGCGGCGCGCGGAGACCACGGCTTTTCAAGGGCAGCGCTGCCGCCCGCGCTGCTGGCCGCGCGTGGGTCGCCCGTCGCCTTGACCGTGGGCGAGCCGCGACCCAGAAACATGGCCGCCGGCGAGTGCCTTCAAAACAAACCACGGTCGCGCCGCCCGCTCGCGCGGCGGCAAACAACACCGCCCCTCTATTCGTCATTTCGCTGTGACGACGAGCACGGGCCGCGTGCGGAAGCGGCGTCACGCGGAGGCCCGCAAGTCGGAGCCTTTGTGCGGCGTGCAGCACCAAGCTTCCACAACGTCGACACAGACGCGTTCTCGGTGAGAGAGGCGGAATGCATTCCCGCAGTTCCGGTGGTCCGCGCAGCAGCTCAGCTACAACCATGCTATTGGTAACACAAGGAAGCAGCTTTCTCCCGAAGAGCGGCGCACGTATTTTTACGCAAAACACTCGGTGTACTGTGTCGTCACGTCTCAATTTCGCGAAGTAATGGATCTCCGCTAGACTACAGGAGCCTCCCTCATTGTGCTTGCGCAGTGTGCACCCGCAGGTTATTTTGTGTCCCTGTCATTCATTCCACTCCAACGGATCC includes:
- the LOC126545485 gene encoding visual system homeobox 2-like, coding for MFLGRGSPTVKATGDPRAASSAGGSAALEKPWSPRAARRMTSAAIQAHLQPSYRLPMVLGFQERELEAAFEHNRNPNFSDLAILAAETGLPLDAVKMWFENRLARWRVSQGLPANGRMVNQ